The following coding sequences lie in one Ostrea edulis chromosome 8, xbOstEdul1.1, whole genome shotgun sequence genomic window:
- the LOC125660703 gene encoding interleukin enhancer-binding factor 2-like — protein sequence MMRNMRGRGGPMRGGLMRPLAPMGGPFKPGPPFRAFIPHIPFDLVQCESTFPKTKTTSDEKVFTDCLLKRNNDMTPSSQEQASILALVTKIQGVMDSLVLTPSSFEPAQIEEVRQVGSFKKGTMMTGNNVADIVVMLKTLPTKEAVAVLGNKIVEDLRTQDPDEVLTMLTNDTGFEISSSDATVKCLITTIPPNLKKLDPELHLDGKVMQSHLAAIRHARWFEENAFHSSIKVLIRLLRDLKNRFKGFEPLTSWIIDLLSHYAIMNNPTRQPLTINIAFKRCLQLLAAGFFLPGSVGITDPCEQGTVRVHTVMTLEQQDMVCFTAQTLLRVLTHGGFKQILGMEGNSSIATEMSVWEGVVVTPSDKAYEKPEKREGEDEDEDGDMETQ from the exons GCCTGGACCACC ATTCAGAGCCTTTATTCCTCATATTCCATTTGATCTTGTACAG TGCGAATCCACATTTCCAAAGACGAAAACTACCTCAGATGAAAAAGTGTTTACAGAT TGTCTGCTGAAGAGAAACAATGACATGACCCCATCCTCTCAGGAGCAGGCCTCCATCCTGGCTCTGGTCACGAAGATACAGGGGGTCATGGACAGTTTGGTCCTCACCCCAAGCTCATTTGAACCAGCG CAAATTGAAGAAGTGCGACAGGTGGGGTCCTTTAAGAAAGGGACGATGATGACGGGGAACAATGTGGCGGACATCGTGGTGATGCTGAAGACGCTTCCTACAA AGGAAGCTGTAGCTGTCCTGGGTAACAAAATCGTAGAGGATCTCCGGACACAGGACCCTGATGAAG TGCTCACTATGCTCACAAATGACACGGGATTTGAGATCAGTTCATCAGACGCCACGGTCAAATGTCTCATCACTACCATCCCCCCCAATCTAAAGAAACTCGACCCCGAGTTACATT TGGATGGTAAGGTCATGCAGAGCCATCTAGCGGCCATCCGTCACGCTCGCTGGTTTGAGGAGAACGCATTTCATTCGAG TATAAAAGTCCTGATTCGACTCCTGAGGGATTTGAAGAATAGATTTAAGGGATTTGAACCTCTGACTTCATGGATCATCGACCTCCTG tctCACTATGCCATCATGAATAATCCCACGCGACAACCACTGACCATCAACATCGCCTTCAA GAGATGTCTGCagttattggctgctggtttcTTTCTCCCGGGGTCGGTGGGAATCACAGATCCTTGTGAACAAGGGACGGTCAGAGTTCACACCGTGATGACACTTGAACAGCAG GACATGGTGTGCTTTACAGCCCAGACGCTGCTCCGAGTCCTGACCCATGGAGGATTTAAACAGATCCTAGGCATGGAAGGAAATTCAA GTATCGCCACAGAGATGAGTGTATGGGAGGGGGTGGTGGTCACGCCCTCAGATAAAGCGTACGAAAAACCGGAGAAACGGGAGGGAGAGGACGAGGATGAAGACGGCGACATGGAAACGCAATGA